The DNA window CATTGAAAAAATATGGAAAGACgaacttaatattaattattgatggTTGGCTTCCATCACGCCGCCTCCTTCACCTTGGCCGCCGCCCATGACTTCCCTATCCATTTTCAGAATTTAACgaaaaacataaatttcaaCTATTAAATtgcttaaattaataattaaaaaatataattataaaatttaaatagtcactataataattcaataattaaaaccaTAAATAACCTGACTGTttctttttaaacaattaaaaaatcctcaaataacaacatcaaacaaggtatttttcaaaaattcaataGAAACCCTTCacaaataaccaacatcaaacaagccctagtAAACTCAGTTAACTTCCACGGAACCGTTCTTCGAGGATGACAAAAacaactaattccattaattaatatatagtatAAAGTTAATAACCAGTagtttttcctttttaaaatgatcaacattataataatatatcaagaCTTGTTGTATCATTTTGAATTGGTATTTGGTATTGATATTGCATGCATGGAATAAAACTAGACTTACATACATGGAATGGACAAACCAAATTTCCACGTGAGTTCATACTGGTTCAATGATGACGaccattaatattttttggaagGATTATTGTTTGGTTTTGGAAATAATAGGATTATTCCAGACAATTTTAggttaagaaacaaaaaaaaaaaattagcattGTTCTTGCATGAtgacaatatatatacataattagttttataaataaatttttaatagtgTTATTTacctattaataatttttaattaatttaatacttaattataactatttttaattaaatagttagtgtataaaaatatttaattatatataactaataataatatataactaatatttttttattttttttattaatgtaacgtctattattatttcaaataaattctctATCTTATGAGTCGGTGCCTAAAAGACCAAATATCACGAGTTCGATTTTCACTTtaacactttaaattaaattaatgtgaaGGTTATATAGAAGACCGTGTCAGTTTtgtccatttaaaaaaacaaataattatatagggGTTTGGAAATTCTATGAAAGTGGCAAAAAAATTTCAGAGAATTATTCCTATAAATTACCCCATAATTTCATTAGCATAACACCACCTAGCTATCTACCTACATACAGAAGTACTACAATTAATATAATCCCACTTACCAAACTCAGCTAATTGTTCTAAGGAAGATCCAACAGTATGGGGCTTTACCATCTCTCACTAGCATTAGTTGTGACATTCATGGCCATGTCAATGCTTCCTCAACTCTCAACTGCCCAAAACTCCCCCCAAGACTATGTTGAGGCCCACAATGCTGCCCGGGCTCAGGTGGGAGTCGGGCCCATCGCTTGGGATGAAAACGTAGCCGCATTTGCTAGAAGTTACGCCAGCCAGAGAGCTGGGGACTGTAATCTCATGCACTCAGGCGGACCATATGGCGAAAACCTTGCAAAGGGTTTCCCGAACTTCACGGGGAGAGATGCTGTGAATATGTGGATCGAGGAGAAACCCTTCTACGACTATGACTCAAACACATGTGTCGGAGGTGAATGCTTACACTATACTCAGGTTGTGTGGCGTGATTCAGTAAGACTAGGATGTGCTAGGGTTCAATGCAATGACGGTTCGTGGTTCGTCACTTGTAACTATGATCCTCAAGGCAACTTTGTTGGAGAGAGACCTTACTAGAAAACTGAAAGTCACAGTTATTGTCATgacttttaattaatataagtatGAATAAACtttgtttgtatttaattaaagatgTCGTTTATGCGACCACTTTATTAAAACAAACTCTAGTATGGtatgaaaaaataaactataattatgcctaatatttattaaataaataatgtttgtaatatttgtttttatgtttgattgctaataattaagtttttttaaatttttttaattgttatcaTTTAATCATTGTTAGAGTTtgtctaattttgatttttgactctcttacttttaaaattttaataaatggttTTGAccatttgtaaaaaaaatggaatGTATGAGGGAATTAAAATAATGGCTAATCGATATTATGcctttttttttgtatttaactaagtttgaaatatttttccttacatgaccttatttgaaattgttccttataaagtttttttttttttaaattacttattttacaTTTAGTTTTGTTTGAACTTTAATCatctaaaatcatttaaaatactataaaattgttaatttgtgTTGAAAATAGGCACACATTTCTCATTTACatagtatatttatttttttgtatttataagtTCAACTGCGGAAAAAAATTTCACTTTCGTGTTCATGTGATTTCTTCAACTCAATTCTCAGACGACAACGCATataatctttttcatttttttttattgaaattgcTTTTTGTACATttagttttgtttgaatttacattttaaacatctaaaatcatataaatgttataaaactgTTAATTTAGGTTGAAAATATGCACAAATTCTTCATTGatgtagtatttttttattttttgtaggTTCAACTACGGAAAaaaattttactttttgtttttatgtgatttttttattataatacaaaGCTCGCAATATGTCTTGAATTGACCAGTCATACTGGACTTAGACCGAAAAGGTGAATATCCTcttaataagaataaatttataatgagatttaatgtaatttgatttgaaaatgaaGTGAGTTTGTTAATCGAAATAAATCATAACCCAAATTTCATAAACATAACTTAATTTGAACTTTAGGcgatagattattttaaattaattatcaagaGGGATTAAATTTCGACcataaaataaaagttgttcatacttgagttattttttattttgtacgTTTGAAAAGTATCTAattatttctaacaaaaataaatgcgAAATGGGTAATttaaaaccaaataaattaacaaggagcaattaaaataaactatatatagaaaatatttcaaaattaaatttagtgt is part of the Impatiens glandulifera chromosome 1, dImpGla2.1, whole genome shotgun sequence genome and encodes:
- the LOC124921811 gene encoding basic form of pathogenesis-related protein 1-like produces the protein MGLYHLSLALVVTFMAMSMLPQLSTAQNSPQDYVEAHNAARAQVGVGPIAWDENVAAFARSYASQRAGDCNLMHSGGPYGENLAKGFPNFTGRDAVNMWIEEKPFYDYDSNTCVGGECLHYTQVVWRDSVRLGCARVQCNDGSWFVTCNYDPQGNFVGERPY